From Triticum urartu cultivar G1812 chromosome 2, Tu2.1, whole genome shotgun sequence, a single genomic window includes:
- the LOC125534165 gene encoding protein translation factor SUI1 homolog 2-like, which produces MPAGGAPDPFADNDALPPSSFDPFADARADDAVAGAGVDDACVHLRVQQRNGKKTLTTVQGLSASYNYAKVLRDLKRELCCNGTVVEDKELGNVIQLQGDHRKRVAGFLAKAGLAKTECIKVHGF; this is translated from the coding sequence ATGCCCGCAGGCGGCGCCCCCGACCCGTTCGCCGACAACGACGCGCTCCCGCCCTCCTCGTTCGACCCGTTCGCCGACGCGCGCGCCGACGACGCCGTTGCCGGCGCCGGGGTCGACGACGCCTGCGTGCACCTCCGCGTGCAGCAGCGCAATGGCAAGAAGACGCTGACCACGGTGCAGGGGCTCAGCGCCAGCTACAACTACGCCAAGGTGCTGCGGGACCTCAAGCGGGAGCTCTGCTGCAACGGCACCGTCGTCGAGGACAAGGAGCTCGGCAACGTCATCCAGCTGCAGGGCGACCACCGCAAGCGCGTCGCCGGCTTCCTCGCCAAGGCCGGCCTCGCCAAGACCGAGTGCATCAAGGTCCACGGCTTCTAA